TATTGGCGGTGTTTTTGGGCTTGCCCGAGCAGGCCATGGGAACTTTATGGCTGACGTTGATCTTAGCTACGCCGCTATTGAGCCTGATCGGCGCGATCGGCGTGGCGTTAACGGTCGGTTTACGCCGGGGCGGCATGTTGTTGTCCTTGTTGGTCTTGCCTTTGTATGTGCCGGTGCTGATCTTCGCCAGTGGTGCCGTCGACAGGGCGGCCAGCGGCTTGCCGGTTGGCGCCCAACTGAATATTTTATTGGCTATGTTGCTGTCGGCACTGGTATTGGTGCCGCTGCCGACAGCGGCCGCGTTAAAAATGAGTGTTAATTGATGTCTTGGATACCCGCGCCGGTTAGCCGGTTTTTTCACCGCACCTCGTCGCCGCCGCACTTTTATGCATTGGCGGATCGGTTCATTCCCTGGTTGACGGTTATTTTTCTGTTACTGCTCGGCGCCGGTTTGTATGGTGGCTTGTATTTGGCGCCCACCGATTACCAGCAGGGCGATAGTTACCGTATTATCTATATACACGTGCCGGCAGCCTGGATGTCCTTGTTTATTTACGTGCTGATGGCGGTCATGGGCGGGATTGCCCTGATCTGGCGTATGAAACTGGCCGAGGTGATGCTGATCAGTAGCGCGCCGATTGGCGCCGGCTTTACCTTTGTGGCCCTGGTGACCGGCTCCTTATGGGGCAAGCCGATGTGGGGGACCTGGTGGGTGTGGGATGCAAGGTTGACGTCCGAATTGATCCTGTTGTTTTTGTATCTGGGCGTGATCAGTTTGTACGGCGCCATCGAAGAAAAGCGGGCGGCGGCGCGGGCCGTGTCTATTTTGGCACTGGTGGGCGTGGTGAATATCCCCATCATCCATTATTCGGTGCAATGGTGGAACACGCTGCATCAGGGGCCGACAGTCAGCAAGATGGATAAACCGTCGATACACGTCAGCATGTTGGTGCCCTTGTTGCTGATGGCGGTGGCTTTCAAGTTTTACTACTTGGTTGCGGTATTGCAGGCAGCCAAATTGGAATTACTAAAGCGCGAAACCACCTCTCAATGGGTGAAAGCACTACTGGAGAAACAGGCATGAGCTGGGAAAGCTTTTTATACATGGGCGGTTACGCCGTCTACGTCTGGCCGGCTTACGGCGTGACGGCATTAGTGTTGGTCGTCAATATCGTGTTGCCGGTGTTGCAGCGTAAACGGCTGTTACGTCAACTCACTATCAAACAAAAACGGGCGCAAGTTCGATGAAACCAATCCGAAAACAGCGCTTGTTTCTGATCATCCTGATGCTGGCGGGACTGGGCTTGGCAGCCGCCTTTGCTTTGCAGGCTTTTAACGAAAACCTGATGTATTTTTTCTCCAGCAGTGATGTGGTGGCTGGCAAAGCCCCAAATAACGCGGTATTTCGTTTGGGCGGCATGGTCGTCAAAGGCAGTGTGGAGCGGCCGAATGCGGATTTATTGGTGCGCTTCAAGCTCAGCGATTTCGAAAAGGAAGTGACGGTGGAATATTCAGGCATCTTGCCGGATTTGTTTAGGGAAGGGCAGGGCATCGTCGCCAAAGGCCAATTGGACAGCCGAGGCATATTCGTCGCCGAGGAAGTGCTGGCCAAGCACGATGAGAACTACATGCCGCCGGAAGTAGCCGGCAGCCTGAAAAAACCGGCGGCTCAGCCATGATCCCGGAAATCGGCCACTTCGCACTTATCCTGGCCTTGTGCATGGCAATCGTACAAGGCGTCTTACCGATCTTCGGCGCAGCCAAATCGATTACCGGTTGGGTGCATGTCGCCAAACCCGCCGCGTTCGGGCAATTGCTGTTCATGGGCCTGGCCTACGGCTGTTTGACCGCCAGTTTCATTAGCCACGATTTCTCGGTGGCTTATGTCGCGCAGAACTCCAATACCGCCTTGCCGCTAATTTATTTGATTTCCGGGGTGTGGGGTGCGCATGAAGGTTCCTTGCTGCTGTGGGCACTGACTTTGTCGATTTGGACCGCGCTGGTCGCGGCATTCAGTGCGCATATTCCCGATGCCACCCGCGCCAGAGTGTTGGGTGTAATGGGCTTGGTCAGCATCGGCTTTATCCTGTTTTTATTGCTGACCTCCAATCCCTTCGAACGCTTGTTTCCGTTCCCATCTGAAGGCCGCGACTTGAACCCCTTATTGCAAGACCCAGGCTTGGCGATTCATCCGCCGATGCTGTACATGGGCTATGTAGGCTTCTCGGTGGCTTTCGCGTTTTCGATAGCCGCGTTGCTGGAAGGCAGACTCGATGCAGCCTGGGCACGCTGGTCGCGGCCCTGGACCAATATCGCCTGGATGTTTTTAACGCTGGGTATCACGCTGGGCAGTTGGTGGGCCTACTACGAGTTGGGTTGGGGCGGCTGGTGGTTCTGGGACCCTGTGGAAAACGCCTCGTTCATGCCCTGGCTGGTTGGCACGGCGTTGATTCACTCCCTGGCCGCTACCGAGAAACGTGGCGTGTTCAAGACCTGGACCGTGTTGCTGGCGATTTTCGCGTTTTCGTTGAGTTTGCTCGGCACCTTCCTCGTCCGTTCCGGCGTGTTGACCTCGGTACATGCCTTCGCCAGCGATCCGGCGCGCGGCTTGTTCATCCTGATCTTTTTGGCCGTGGTAGTCGGCGGTTCACTGCTGTTGTACGCGATTCGCGCGCCGCAGGTTAAAAGCCATGCCCGTTTTGAACTGGTTTCCAAAGAATCGGTACTTCTAGTGAATAACGTGTTGCTGGTTGTCACTGCCGCCAGCATCTTGCTGGGTACGTTGTATCCCTTGGTGGTTGATGCCTTGGGCCTGGGGAAATTGTCGGTTGGCCCTCCTTACTTCAATGCGGTATTTATTCCACTGATGGCGCCTTTGGCATTGGTGGTTGGCTTGGGCGTGTTGATGCGCTGGAAAAGCGACGATTTGAAAGCGTTGGGCTTACGCGTGCGCTGGTTGATTGCCGCCTCTGTGGGGCTGGCATTACTGACGCCGTTGCTTATGCCGTTTTATTCCTGGGGCGCGGCTTTGGGTACAGGCTTGGCGTTATGGACTTTGGCGATTACTGCTTTGGCGTTCAAACAACGTCTGCAAAGCTGGTCAATCGAACGCTTTATACAAATTCCGGCCGGCTTTTACGGCATGACCTTGGCGCATGTCGGCATCGCGGTGTTTGTGATCGGCATTACCTTTACCTCGGTGTATAGCATCGAACGCGATGTACGTTTGGCACCGGAAGAAACCCTGGATTTGTTCGGTTATGTGTTTCAGTTTCATGGCGTGAAAAGCACCGAAGGACCCAATTACCGCGCCGAGCAAGGCTATCTGACTGTCAGCCACGCTGGCGAAACCGTCGCCGAGTTATCGCCGCAAAAACGTGTGTATCGGGTGCAAACCATGCCGATGACCGAAGCGGCTATCGATGCCGGCGTGTTCCGCGATCTCTTCGTGGCCTTAGGTGAGCCTTTAGATCAACAAGGTGCCTGGAGTTTGCGCGTTTATTACAAAGCCTTTATCCGCTGGATTTGGATGGGCGGGGTGTTCATGGCCCTGGGTGGCCTGATTGCTGCCAGCGACCGCCGTTACCGTTTGCTTAACAAGCCTCTCCCGCAAAATTAATGAAATATTTGTTACCGCTGCTGTTGTTCATCGCCTTATCGGTGTTTTTGGCGATCGGTTTAAAGCTCAATCCCCGGGAAATCCCGTCGCCGCTGATAGACAAACCCGCGCCGGCGTTTAATCTGCCGATTCTGGCAACGCCGGAACAGCGCCTGAGCCAAACTGATTTTAAAGGTAAAGTCTGGCTGTTGAATGTCTGGGCATCCTGGTG
The window above is part of the Methylomonas sp. ZR1 genome. Proteins encoded here:
- a CDS encoding heme ABC transporter permease; protein product: MSWIPAPVSRFFHRTSSPPHFYALADRFIPWLTVIFLLLLGAGLYGGLYLAPTDYQQGDSYRIIYIHVPAAWMSLFIYVLMAVMGGIALIWRMKLAEVMLISSAPIGAGFTFVALVTGSLWGKPMWGTWWVWDARLTSELILLFLYLGVISLYGAIEEKRAAARAVSILALVGVVNIPIIHYSVQWWNTLHQGPTVSKMDKPSIHVSMLVPLLLMAVAFKFYYLVAVLQAAKLELLKRETTSQWVKALLEKQA
- a CDS encoding heme lyase CcmF/NrfE family subunit, with the translated sequence MIPEIGHFALILALCMAIVQGVLPIFGAAKSITGWVHVAKPAAFGQLLFMGLAYGCLTASFISHDFSVAYVAQNSNTALPLIYLISGVWGAHEGSLLLWALTLSIWTALVAAFSAHIPDATRARVLGVMGLVSIGFILFLLLTSNPFERLFPFPSEGRDLNPLLQDPGLAIHPPMLYMGYVGFSVAFAFSIAALLEGRLDAAWARWSRPWTNIAWMFLTLGITLGSWWAYYELGWGGWWFWDPVENASFMPWLVGTALIHSLAATEKRGVFKTWTVLLAIFAFSLSLLGTFLVRSGVLTSVHAFASDPARGLFILIFLAVVVGGSLLLYAIRAPQVKSHARFELVSKESVLLVNNVLLVVTAASILLGTLYPLVVDALGLGKLSVGPPYFNAVFIPLMAPLALVVGLGVLMRWKSDDLKALGLRVRWLIAASVGLALLTPLLMPFYSWGAALGTGLALWTLAITALAFKQRLQSWSIERFIQIPAGFYGMTLAHVGIAVFVIGITFTSVYSIERDVRLAPEETLDLFGYVFQFHGVKSTEGPNYRAEQGYLTVSHAGETVAELSPQKRVYRVQTMPMTEAAIDAGVFRDLFVALGEPLDQQGAWSLRVYYKAFIRWIWMGGVFMALGGLIAASDRRYRLLNKPLPQN
- the ccmD gene encoding heme exporter protein CcmD — translated: MSWESFLYMGGYAVYVWPAYGVTALVLVVNIVLPVLQRKRLLRQLTIKQKRAQVR
- the ccmE gene encoding cytochrome c maturation protein CcmE; the encoded protein is MKPIRKQRLFLIILMLAGLGLAAAFALQAFNENLMYFFSSSDVVAGKAPNNAVFRLGGMVVKGSVERPNADLLVRFKLSDFEKEVTVEYSGILPDLFREGQGIVAKGQLDSRGIFVAEEVLAKHDENYMPPEVAGSLKKPAAQP